In a single window of the uncultured Dysgonomonas sp. genome:
- a CDS encoding CPBP family intramembrane glutamic endopeptidase, which translates to MESLRKLWLRFFRYNWKFGLFLILLFGIPRFILVLQANVSGGYSTAFIIFMLMWFTPFIFLTKQGRKDMGMKRPNHYLRLLYSFVLGVLSCAIVFGVFLLIFEKTDGNAFVYISKAGAMPADIPPSDKLIYFIIAAIPSMIFSPIGEEFLYRGVIHGSFVSKFGEIKASVFDSLAFAFTHLAHFGIIYIAGNWSFLPVPALLWIVSMFFVSQIFFRCKLMCDSIFGAVFSHAGFNFAMMYFTFYHLL; encoded by the coding sequence ATGGAATCATTACGTAAACTATGGCTACGCTTTTTCAGGTATAATTGGAAATTTGGTCTTTTCCTGATTTTACTATTTGGTATTCCCCGTTTTATATTAGTGCTTCAGGCGAATGTATCAGGAGGATATAGCACTGCCTTTATTATTTTTATGCTGATGTGGTTTACACCATTTATATTCCTTACAAAGCAGGGGCGAAAAGATATGGGGATGAAGCGTCCGAACCATTATCTGCGTTTGCTGTATTCATTTGTTTTAGGAGTACTTTCCTGTGCCATTGTATTTGGTGTATTTCTCCTTATATTCGAAAAAACGGATGGAAATGCATTCGTATATATTTCAAAGGCAGGAGCAATGCCTGCCGATATTCCGCCCTCCGACAAATTGATTTACTTCATTATAGCTGCCATCCCAAGTATGATATTCAGCCCTATCGGCGAGGAATTTCTTTACAGGGGAGTTATTCACGGGAGTTTTGTGAGTAAATTTGGAGAAATCAAGGCTTCTGTATTCGATAGTCTGGCTTTTGCCTTTACTCACCTCGCGCATTTCGGTATTATTTATATTGCCGGAAACTGGAGCTTTCTGCCAGTCCCGGCATTACTATGGATTGTAAGTATGTTTTTCGTCAGTCAGATCTTTTTTCGTTGTAAGCTGATGTGCGATTCTATTTTCGGGGCTGTCTTTTCACATGCTGGCTTCAATTTTGCCATGATGTATTTTACTTTCTATCACCTTCTATAA
- a CDS encoding DNA-3-methyladenine glycosylase I → MSNNAEVIRCGWVGNDPLYIKYHDDEWGTEVTDDKTMFEFLVLESAQAGLSWITILRKREGYKKAFAGFDAEKVAKFTDKDVERLIKDEGIVRNKLKVKATISNAQLFLDVQKEFGSFCNYMKSFLPEGKPIINHWKTLAEVPASTPLSDAISKDMKKRGFKFFGTTICYAHLQAVGYINDHLTNCICRTGKK, encoded by the coding sequence ATGAGTAACAATGCTGAAGTAATCCGCTGCGGGTGGGTTGGAAATGATCCTTTATATATAAAGTACCACGACGACGAATGGGGTACAGAAGTGACTGATGACAAAACAATGTTTGAATTCCTTGTTCTCGAAAGTGCTCAAGCCGGGCTAAGCTGGATAACCATCCTCAGAAAACGGGAGGGTTACAAAAAGGCCTTTGCCGGATTCGATGCAGAAAAGGTTGCGAAGTTTACAGACAAAGATGTGGAACGACTGATAAAGGATGAGGGTATTGTCCGTAACAAGCTGAAAGTAAAAGCTACAATATCCAATGCCCAACTTTTCCTTGATGTACAAAAAGAATTCGGTAGTTTCTGTAACTATATGAAATCATTCCTACCTGAAGGTAAACCAATTATCAATCATTGGAAAACATTAGCTGAAGTACCTGCGTCAACGCCACTGTCCGATGCCATCAGTAAGGATATGAAAAAACGGGGATTTAAGTTTTTCGGCACTACAATTTGTTATGCACATCTGCAAGCCGTAGGCTACATCAACGACCACTTGACAAACTGTATATGCAGGACAGGCAAGAAATAA
- a CDS encoding helix-turn-helix domain-containing protein — MKDVIENIPSLEADFKIFRDAGHMPVTSHQSSIQFGIVAFCTKGSAEITVYTKKYRLAENELVILLPCQLVAINEISKDFTVNYFIISQALFNDTLSGICRFSPLFFIYMRNKLHYELKGAEIDKFMEYFNVLYKRAESKDFLFRREYIISLLRLLYLDLYNNYKTDLLSGISKMDARKEELAYDYFMLVMKHYKEYKDVAFYAEKLCITPKYLTSVIKDVSGRPAKDWISEYVVLDIKSYLKNSTLNIQQIASETRFSNQASLGRFFKQHTGMTPSAYRAGRQEL, encoded by the coding sequence ATGAAGGATGTAATAGAGAATATTCCGTCTTTAGAAGCAGATTTTAAAATATTCAGAGATGCCGGGCATATGCCTGTCACTTCTCATCAATCTTCCATTCAGTTTGGAATTGTTGCTTTTTGTACTAAAGGAAGTGCGGAGATAACAGTATATACAAAGAAGTATCGTCTGGCAGAGAATGAGCTTGTTATACTCTTACCTTGTCAGTTAGTGGCTATTAATGAAATAAGCAAAGATTTTACAGTAAATTATTTCATTATTTCACAGGCGCTTTTCAATGACACATTAAGTGGAATCTGCCGCTTCTCTCCCCTATTTTTCATTTATATGAGAAATAAACTTCATTATGAACTAAAGGGAGCAGAAATAGATAAATTTATGGAGTATTTCAATGTACTTTATAAAAGAGCCGAGTCAAAAGATTTTCTATTTCGCAGGGAATACATAATTAGTCTGTTGAGGCTGCTTTATCTCGACTTATACAATAATTATAAGACAGATTTACTGTCGGGTATTTCAAAGATGGATGCCAGAAAAGAAGAACTGGCGTACGACTATTTCATGCTGGTAATGAAACATTATAAAGAATATAAAGATGTGGCATTCTATGCCGAAAAGCTTTGTATTACACCCAAATATCTCACATCGGTAATAAAAGATGTAAGTGGCAGGCCGGCTAAGGATTGGATCTCGGAATACGTGGTATTGGATATAAAGTCATATTTAAAAAATTCAACACTAAATATCCAGCAGATAGCATCCGAAACCAGATTTTCCAATCAGGCTTCGCTGGGCAGATTCTTCAAACAGCATACCGGAATGACCCCTTCCGCATACCGGGCAGGCAGGCAGGAATTATAA
- a CDS encoding pyridoxamine kinase, whose translation MYFSKTKEIVAIHDLSGIGRVSLTVVIPILTSMGFHVSPLPTAILSSHTQYPHFSFLDLTDEMRKIIAEWKTLNVGFDTFYSGYLGSPEQVQIVKDFIQEFRKENNLVVVDPVLGDNGRLYAGFDLTIVEEMRRLITVADIVTPNLTELFYLLDIPYEKEYTDEKLKQYLLALSDKGPSIVIITSVPVADDPHQTSVYAYNRNGGRFWKVTCPYLPAHYPGVGDTFTSVITGAMMQGDSLPMALDRATQFCYQGIRATFGYEYDSREGILLEKVLHNLHIPIQVSTYELI comes from the coding sequence ATGTATTTCAGTAAAACAAAAGAAATAGTCGCCATACATGACCTTTCGGGCATAGGGAGGGTATCACTCACTGTAGTCATCCCTATACTTACATCTATGGGATTTCATGTCAGTCCCTTGCCTACAGCAATTCTTTCCAGCCATACACAGTATCCTCATTTTTCATTTCTCGATCTGACAGACGAGATGCGTAAGATTATAGCCGAATGGAAGACGCTGAATGTAGGATTTGATACATTCTATTCCGGATATCTGGGGTCTCCCGAACAGGTGCAGATAGTCAAAGATTTTATTCAGGAGTTTCGCAAAGAGAATAACCTAGTTGTTGTCGATCCTGTGCTGGGAGACAATGGAAGGTTATATGCAGGTTTCGATCTCACTATTGTAGAGGAGATGAGGAGATTGATAACCGTGGCCGATATAGTAACACCTAATCTGACCGAACTCTTTTATCTGCTGGATATACCTTACGAAAAAGAATATACCGACGAGAAATTGAAGCAATACTTATTGGCTCTCTCCGATAAAGGCCCTTCCATAGTTATCATTACCAGTGTACCTGTGGCAGATGACCCGCATCAGACATCCGTATATGCTTATAACCGCAATGGCGGCCGTTTCTGGAAAGTGACTTGTCCATATTTGCCGGCGCATTATCCCGGTGTGGGTGATACATTCACCAGCGTTATCACCGGAGCGATGATGCAGGGCGATAGTCTGCCGATGGCTTTGGATAGGGCTACTCAGTTTTGTTATCAGGGTATACGGGCTACATTCGGCTATGAATACGATTCGCGCGAAGGTATCCTGCTCGAGAAGGTCTTGCATAACTTGCACATTCCGATTCAGGTAAGCACATATGAATTAATATAA
- a CDS encoding winged helix-turn-helix domain-containing protein, whose product MTDNAIGANAGNIWRLLSTKGSLSVRQIGDYTHYKDSLILLAIGWLSRENKVHISDRNGSIYIELSAVYPENYY is encoded by the coding sequence ATGACGGATAATGCTATTGGAGCAAACGCCGGCAACATCTGGCGTCTCCTGTCCACAAAAGGTAGTCTTTCTGTAAGACAAATCGGAGATTATACTCATTACAAAGATTCGTTGATACTCCTTGCTATCGGATGGCTATCCAGGGAAAACAAGGTTCACATCAGTGACAGAAACGGATCTATATATATTGAACTTAGTGCTGTATATCCTGAAAATTATTATTAA
- the scpA gene encoding methylmalonyl-CoA mutase: MKPNFKDININKAGFAATDATKWAADNGIEANWMTPELIPVKPVYTKEDLEGMEHLNYASGLPPFLRGPYSGMYAMRPWTIRQYAGFSTAAESNAFYRRNLASGQKGLSVAFDLATHRGYDADHPRVVGDVGKAGVSICSVEDMKVLFDGIPLNQMSVSMTMNGAVLPVLAFYINAGLEQGAKLEEMAGTIQNDILKEFMVRNTYIYPPEFSMKIIADIFEYTSQKMPKFNSISISGYHMQEAGATADIELAYTLADGMEYLKAGIEAGIDVDAFAPRLSFFWAIGMNHFMEIAKMRAGRLLWAKIVKSFGAKNPKSLALRTHSQTSGWSLTEQDPFNNVGRTCIEAMASALGHTQSLHTNALDEAIALPTDFSARIARNTQIYIQEETYITKEIDPWAGSYYVETLTNELVHKAWDLIQEVQKLGGMAKAIETGLPKMRIEEAAARTQARIDSGSQTIIGINKYRLEKEDPIDILDVDNTEVRRQQIERLNDLKAKRDNEAVKKALAAITECVKTKKGNLLELAVEAARLRATLGEISDACEEVVGRYKAIIRTISGVYSSESKKDPTFHEAQKLVEEFSKKEGRQPRIMVAKMGQDGHDRGAKVVATGYADCGFDVDMGPLFQTPEEAARQAVENDVNVLGVSSLAAGHKTLVPQVIAELKKLGREDIIVIAGGVIPAQDYDFLYKSGVAAIFGPGTSVTKAAVQIMEILLAE; the protein is encoded by the coding sequence ATGAAACCAAATTTTAAAGATATAAACATTAACAAAGCAGGTTTTGCAGCTACAGATGCTACAAAATGGGCTGCAGATAATGGTATAGAAGCTAACTGGATGACTCCTGAGTTAATCCCGGTTAAGCCTGTTTATACAAAAGAAGACCTTGAAGGCATGGAGCATCTCAACTATGCTTCGGGACTTCCTCCATTCCTACGTGGACCATACTCCGGTATGTACGCTATGCGTCCCTGGACAATCCGTCAGTACGCAGGATTCTCTACTGCTGCCGAATCGAATGCATTTTACCGTCGTAACCTTGCATCAGGCCAGAAAGGTCTGTCCGTAGCATTTGACCTTGCTACTCACCGTGGATACGATGCCGACCACCCTCGTGTAGTTGGTGACGTGGGTAAAGCCGGTGTATCTATCTGTTCGGTAGAAGATATGAAAGTACTGTTCGATGGTATTCCATTGAACCAGATGTCCGTTTCGATGACAATGAACGGTGCCGTGCTTCCTGTACTTGCATTCTATATCAATGCAGGTCTTGAACAAGGCGCTAAACTGGAAGAAATGGCCGGAACAATCCAGAATGATATCCTAAAAGAATTTATGGTGCGTAATACATATATCTATCCACCTGAATTCTCAATGAAAATCATTGCTGATATCTTCGAATATACATCACAGAAGATGCCTAAGTTCAACTCAATCTCAATCTCGGGTTACCACATGCAGGAAGCCGGGGCAACAGCAGATATCGAGTTGGCTTATACACTGGCCGACGGTATGGAATACCTGAAAGCAGGTATCGAAGCAGGTATCGATGTAGACGCATTTGCTCCACGTTTATCATTCTTCTGGGCTATCGGAATGAATCACTTCATGGAAATAGCTAAGATGCGTGCCGGACGTCTGTTGTGGGCAAAAATAGTGAAGAGCTTCGGTGCTAAGAACCCGAAATCACTTGCACTTCGTACCCACTCCCAAACATCGGGATGGTCGCTGACAGAACAAGACCCTTTCAACAACGTAGGCCGTACATGTATCGAGGCTATGGCTTCTGCTCTTGGTCACACTCAGTCATTACATACCAATGCGCTGGATGAAGCCATTGCATTACCAACTGACTTCTCTGCACGTATCGCGCGTAATACTCAGATATATATTCAGGAAGAAACATATATCACTAAGGAAATCGACCCTTGGGCTGGTTCTTATTATGTGGAAACACTTACTAACGAACTTGTACACAAAGCTTGGGATCTGATTCAGGAAGTACAAAAACTTGGAGGTATGGCTAAAGCTATCGAAACAGGCCTTCCTAAAATGCGTATCGAAGAAGCTGCAGCCCGTACTCAGGCAAGAATCGACTCAGGTAGCCAGACTATCATCGGTATCAATAAATACCGTTTGGAGAAAGAAGACCCAATCGATATTCTTGATGTGGACAATACAGAGGTTCGCCGTCAGCAAATCGAGCGTTTGAACGATCTGAAAGCGAAACGAGACAATGAAGCGGTTAAGAAAGCTCTTGCTGCAATCACTGAATGTGTAAAAACAAAGAAAGGCAACCTATTGGAACTTGCAGTTGAAGCTGCTCGTCTTCGTGCAACATTGGGAGAAATATCCGATGCTTGTGAAGAAGTGGTAGGCCGCTATAAAGCAATAATCAGAACAATTTCAGGCGTGTATTCATCAGAAAGTAAAAAAGACCCTACTTTCCACGAAGCTCAGAAGCTTGTGGAAGAGTTTTCTAAGAAAGAAGGTCGTCAACCTCGTATTATGGTTGCCAAGATGGGACAGGACGGACACGACCGTGGTGCTAAAGTTGTAGCAACAGGTTATGCCGACTGTGGATTCGATGTGGATATGGGGCCATTGTTCCAGACTCCGGAAGAAGCTGCCCGTCAGGCTGTGGAAAACGACGTGAACGTACTTGGAGTTTCTTCTCTTGCTGCCGGTCACAAAACACTTGTGCCTCAGGTTATAGCTGAGTTGAAAAAACTTGGCCGTGAGGATATCATCGTCATTGCAGGTGGTGTAATACCAGCTCAAGATTATGACTTTTTATACAAATCGGGTGTTGCTGCCATCTTTGGCCCTGGTACTTCGGTAACTAAGGCTGCTGTGCAGATAATGGAGATATTGCTGGCTGAGTAA
- a CDS encoding AbiH family protein, with protein sequence MNRIILIGNGFDLAHGLKTSYRDFIDDYWRDFISKVYNDAIFESYEDGLVKFDAKGYQYNTGTGDKEPVIYLEEGEKLDSYQDIKSLIAEFYDMTDDYYSLDISISCINKFFEQISEHVADINWAGIEHEYYERLRKCKNHKEAEVLNKELKQIERLLEEYLTKVCKQDVKMNQSIKDAIMQPPINNEIAFSKKEMLIREIYAASLLSTNHPNILVKRYVKENNKYLNNIKIKKTLFLNFNYTQTPNLYHAPMFENHIHIHGELNNPKNPIIFGYGDELAEDYKQIENLNDNEYLKNVKSIRYLETDNYRKMLSFIESEPYQIFVMGHSCGNSDRTLLNTLFEHENCVSIKPFYHLREDGTDNYNEIVQNISRNFTNKAAMRERVVNKTYCEPLT encoded by the coding sequence ATGAATAGAATAATTCTTATTGGTAATGGATTTGACTTGGCTCATGGATTGAAGACAAGTTATAGGGATTTTATTGATGATTATTGGAGAGACTTTATATCGAAAGTATATAATGATGCGATTTTCGAATCATATGAAGATGGATTAGTCAAATTTGATGCTAAAGGTTATCAATATAATACTGGAACAGGAGACAAAGAACCTGTTATTTATTTAGAAGAAGGAGAGAAACTAGATTCATATCAGGATATCAAATCACTAATTGCTGAATTCTATGATATGACCGATGATTATTATAGTTTAGATATTAGCATATCTTGTATAAATAAATTCTTTGAACAAATATCCGAGCATGTGGCTGATATAAATTGGGCGGGTATTGAACATGAATATTATGAAAGACTAAGAAAATGCAAAAATCATAAAGAGGCTGAGGTTTTAAATAAAGAACTAAAGCAAATAGAGAGATTACTTGAGGAATATTTAACAAAGGTCTGTAAACAGGACGTTAAAATGAATCAATCTATCAAGGATGCCATTATGCAACCTCCGATAAATAATGAAATAGCATTTTCAAAGAAAGAGATGTTAATTAGGGAGATTTATGCGGCATCATTGCTAAGCACTAATCATCCAAATATACTGGTGAAAAGATATGTGAAAGAAAATAATAAGTACTTAAATAATATAAAAATCAAAAAAACTCTATTTTTAAATTTCAATTACACACAAACGCCCAATCTATATCACGCACCAATGTTTGAAAATCATATCCACATTCACGGCGAACTCAACAACCCTAAAAACCCCATAATCTTCGGCTACGGAGACGAGCTCGCCGAAGACTATAAGCAAATAGAAAACCTGAATGATAACGAATATCTCAAAAACGTAAAGTCTATCCGTTACCTCGAAACAGATAATTACAGAAAGATGCTAAGTTTTATAGAATCTGAACCATATCAGATATTTGTTATGGGACATTCGTGCGGAAATTCAGACAGGACATTATTAAATACCTTATTCGAGCATGAAAACTGCGTATCAATAAAACCTTTTTATCATCTTCGTGAAGACGGCACAGATAATTACAATGAAATAGTCCAAAACATCTCCCGCAACTTCACCAACAAAGCCGCTATGCGCGAACGTGTAGTAAACAAAACCTATTGTGAACCACTAACCTAA
- a CDS encoding GNAT family N-acetyltransferase has protein sequence MKEIETKRVTFDEIDQLQKISRQTFYETFSEVNTEDNMSKYLAEKFSVETLSIELNNKDSEFYFAISGGEVIGYLKLNSGQSQTELNDIKSLEIERIYVLKEFHGKSVGQLLYRKAIQRAQETGVDSVWLGVWEENPRAISFYKKNGFVEFDKHIFRLGDDEQTDIMMKLQLKDIQ, from the coding sequence ATGAAAGAAATAGAAACAAAAAGAGTGACATTCGATGAAATTGATCAATTACAAAAAATCAGCAGGCAAACTTTCTATGAAACATTTTCGGAAGTGAATACTGAAGACAACATGTCTAAATACCTGGCAGAGAAATTCTCAGTTGAAACCCTGTCTATTGAGCTAAACAATAAAGATTCAGAGTTTTATTTTGCTATATCCGGAGGAGAGGTAATTGGTTACCTGAAACTTAATTCAGGGCAATCGCAGACAGAACTCAATGATATTAAATCACTTGAAATAGAGCGAATTTATGTATTGAAAGAATTTCACGGAAAAAGTGTGGGACAATTGCTCTATCGGAAAGCTATACAAAGAGCACAGGAGACAGGTGTCGATTCCGTATGGCTAGGTGTATGGGAAGAGAATCCGAGAGCGATAAGTTTTTATAAGAAGAATGGTTTTGTCGAGTTTGATAAACATATTTTCAGACTAGGTGATGACGAACAGACAGATATTATGATGAAATTGCAATTAAAAGATATACAATAA
- the mutA gene encoding methylmalonyl-CoA mutase small subunit yields the protein MANQKEKLFSDFPPVSTEEWMAKITADLKGADFEKKLVWRTNEGFNVNPFYRSENTVGLETTDSLPGEFPYVRGTKKDNDWYTRQDICVNDFKAANAKALDVLNKGITSLGFSIDGDDVSAENIKTLLKDILPEAVELNFSTCYRKSLELTKILVEYYKESGADLLKCFGSVNYDPFKPLLKKGRDAEGWVEKAAEIVKVAASLPRFRVLAVNAHATNDGGAYIYQELGYALANGNQILSALVEAGLDATLVAKKIKFNFGIGGNYFMEIAKFRAARWLWAEIVDAYKPICNHDCPNKAEDGTCRCAAKIYAHAQTSTFNKTVYDAHVNLLRTQTEAMSATIAGVNSLTVRPFDETYKTSDDFSERIARNQQLLLKEECHFDKITDPSSGSYYIENLTKSIAEQAWKLFLETDEKGFYEALKAGTVQTAVKASADARFKGLATRREILLGTNQFPNFTEKAESKIVEKESHDCGCSKDAPYLALPTDRLATAFESMRLATEKHGAPTVFMLTIGNLGMRLARAQFSSNFFACAGYKVIDNLGFETVEAGVKAAREKKADIIVLCSSDDEYATLAPEAHKLIAGKEHFVVAGAPACMDELKAQGIEHFVNVKSNVLETLRMFNAKLGIN from the coding sequence ATGGCTAATCAAAAAGAAAAGCTTTTCTCAGACTTTCCACCGGTATCTACCGAAGAGTGGATGGCTAAGATTACGGCTGACCTGAAAGGGGCCGACTTTGAGAAAAAACTTGTTTGGAGAACAAATGAAGGGTTCAACGTAAACCCGTTCTACAGAAGTGAGAATACAGTAGGCTTGGAAACAACCGATTCTCTTCCGGGTGAGTTTCCATATGTACGTGGTACCAAGAAAGACAATGACTGGTATACACGTCAGGATATCTGCGTTAATGATTTCAAGGCTGCCAATGCAAAAGCTCTTGACGTATTAAACAAAGGTATTACATCACTAGGCTTCTCTATCGATGGGGATGATGTAAGTGCTGAAAACATCAAGACTCTTTTGAAAGACATCTTACCCGAAGCTGTAGAACTTAATTTCAGTACATGTTATCGTAAATCGCTCGAATTGACTAAAATTCTTGTAGAATACTACAAAGAATCGGGCGCAGATCTACTGAAATGTTTTGGTTCGGTAAATTACGATCCATTCAAACCACTTTTGAAAAAAGGTCGTGATGCTGAAGGATGGGTCGAAAAAGCTGCTGAAATAGTAAAAGTTGCTGCCTCACTCCCTCGTTTCCGTGTATTAGCCGTAAATGCACATGCTACAAATGATGGTGGTGCATACATCTATCAGGAACTCGGATATGCATTGGCTAATGGTAACCAAATCTTAAGCGCTCTTGTTGAGGCTGGCTTGGATGCTACATTAGTAGCGAAGAAGATTAAATTCAACTTCGGTATCGGAGGAAACTATTTCATGGAAATAGCAAAATTCCGTGCTGCACGCTGGTTGTGGGCAGAAATAGTTGATGCTTACAAACCTATATGCAACCATGACTGCCCTAACAAAGCGGAAGATGGTACTTGTCGCTGTGCTGCAAAAATATATGCACATGCACAAACATCTACTTTCAACAAGACAGTATATGATGCGCATGTAAACCTGCTTCGTACGCAAACAGAAGCTATGTCTGCGACTATTGCAGGGGTTAATTCACTCACAGTACGTCCATTCGATGAAACATATAAAACATCGGATGATTTCTCTGAAAGAATTGCCCGCAATCAACAGTTATTATTGAAAGAAGAATGCCACTTTGATAAAATCACTGATCCGTCTTCAGGTTCATATTATATAGAAAACCTTACTAAGTCTATCGCAGAACAGGCTTGGAAACTATTCCTTGAAACAGACGAAAAAGGATTCTATGAAGCATTGAAGGCCGGAACAGTACAAACTGCGGTGAAAGCATCAGCCGATGCTCGCTTCAAAGGTTTGGCTACCCGTCGTGAGATACTATTGGGAACCAACCAGTTCCCTAATTTCACAGAAAAAGCAGAGAGCAAAATTGTGGAAAAAGAAAGCCACGACTGCGGTTGCTCTAAAGACGCTCCATATCTGGCATTGCCTACCGATCGTCTGGCAACTGCTTTTGAAAGTATGCGTTTAGCTACCGAAAAACATGGCGCACCTACTGTGTTTATGCTTACTATCGGTAATCTGGGTATGCGCCTTGCACGTGCTCAGTTCTCCAGTAACTTCTTCGCTTGTGCCGGTTACAAGGTAATTGACAACTTAGGTTTCGAAACTGTTGAAGCCGGAGTAAAAGCCGCTCGCGAAAAGAAAGCCGACATTATCGTACTTTGTTCCAGTGATGACGAATATGCAACACTTGCACCTGAAGCTCATAAGCTAATTGCAGGTAAAGAGCATTTCGTAGTAGCAGGAGCTCCTGCTTGCATGGATGAACTGAAAGCTCAGGGAATAGAACACTTCGTTAACGTGAAGAGCAACGTCCTTGAAACACTAAGAATGTTCAATGCTAAACTGGGAATCAATTAA
- a CDS encoding terminase large subunit, producing MKTTSVFKRNLQGINERNRYIVNKGSTRSSKTYSILQLLHAIASHSEVPRVISVVSESMPHLKRGCIRDFMDMLQREGMWEQKNWNATDKIYRVNNSIIEFFSADNPGKVHGPSRNILYINECINIDYEVYRQLAIRTTEYIILDCNPCFEFWLDEKVLVMPEAKLIHSTYRDNEFLSGAQVREIESNRGDEDWWQVYGEGLTGTRQGVIVRNWDIVQAMPEVYKKRWLGIDFGFTNDPTAIVDIRLANGELWIDELLYAKGYDNLMIAESMRVSGIPRDTPVIADSAEPKSIKEISAKGWKVEAAQKGKDSINSGISVLNRYRKHVSARSANIINEYRNYCWKTDEFGNVTNTPIDKYNHSIDAQRYVCLNKLWEKGGELSYSVIRGK from the coding sequence ATGAAAACGACTTCCGTATTTAAGCGTAACCTTCAGGGAATAAATGAAAGGAACCGCTATATCGTAAACAAAGGCTCTACCCGCTCGTCGAAGACTTACAGTATCCTGCAATTGCTACATGCGATAGCTTCGCATTCCGAAGTGCCGAGGGTTATCTCGGTGGTTTCCGAATCTATGCCTCATCTGAAAAGAGGATGTATCCGTGATTTTATGGATATGCTTCAGCGGGAAGGTATGTGGGAACAGAAAAACTGGAATGCTACTGATAAAATTTACCGTGTGAATAATTCGATAATCGAATTTTTTTCTGCTGATAATCCCGGAAAGGTACATGGTCCTTCTCGCAATATCCTTTACATCAACGAGTGTATCAATATTGACTATGAGGTATACCGCCAACTGGCAATTCGTACGACTGAATATATAATTCTCGACTGCAATCCTTGTTTCGAGTTCTGGCTCGATGAAAAAGTGTTGGTCATGCCCGAAGCCAAGCTGATACATTCTACTTACCGCGACAACGAGTTCCTGTCGGGTGCTCAGGTCAGGGAAATAGAATCGAACCGCGGCGACGAAGACTGGTGGCAGGTCTACGGTGAAGGGTTGACGGGTACGAGACAGGGCGTGATTGTCCGCAACTGGGACATTGTGCAGGCTATGCCCGAAGTGTATAAAAAGCGTTGGCTGGGTATTGATTTCGGTTTCACCAATGATCCTACGGCGATAGTGGATATACGCCTTGCGAACGGAGAGCTCTGGATAGATGAACTATTGTATGCCAAAGGCTACGATAACCTGATGATTGCCGAATCTATGCGCGTATCGGGTATCCCCCGCGATACACCCGTTATTGCCGATAGTGCCGAGCCTAAAAGCATCAAGGAGATAAGTGCGAAAGGCTGGAAAGTGGAAGCAGCACAAAAGGGGAAAGACAGTATCAATTCGGGTATTTCCGTCCTGAACAGGTACAGGAAGCATGTATCTGCCCGAAGTGCGAATATCATTAACGAATACCGCAACTATTGCTGGAAAACAGACGAATTCGGCAATGTGACGAATACACCTATAGACAAGTATAACCATTCTATCGATGCTCAGCGTTATGTATGCCTGAATAAGCTATGGGAGAAGGGTGGGGAATTGAGTTATTCGGTGATAAGGGGGAAATAG